From a single Pseudomonas triticicola genomic region:
- a CDS encoding aminotransferase, producing the protein MPLATLIHRASLPGPQVSEAQALQWLAEYYGLSGTLQALGSQQDLNYRVDSVRGRFVLKVCRGDYALVELQAQHAGLKYLAEHSAIKVPRVIAANNGADLLSLQANGETVHVRLLEYIDGQPLTDFDHLGKDVVAGFGRLCGEMDLALAGFDHPGLERTLQWDARHANALISHLLPVITDAQQGAAISAAAEQAERRLQPLLDKLPVQAIHMDITDDNAVWARDAQRHWQLQGVIDFGDLVRTWRITDLSVTCAALLHHADGDPFVILPAVQAYHAVNPLQYAELQALWPLIVSRAAVLVLSGEQQVSIDPTNTYSRDNLSHEWEIFRVATSVPQALMEAAILRAVGQTVPEAENTEFAPLLPGLVGREFALIDLGVLSPHFEAGNWEQQGIDQRLLTEAAAVHGLAATRYGQYRLSRTRPNSATEPDTFPLHVELRVPAGAEVQAPFAGVLKQAANGALQLDGPQFSVRLWGVTPVLEQGVAVDQGQKLGTVTGPLLVQMCRGAELDAPLFCTPSRASAWQALCPSPAMLLGLACDAEPELDAKTLLERRDASFARTQKHYYVDPPRIERGWRNHLIDMQGRSYLDMLNNVAVLGHGHPRMAAVAARQWSLLNTNSRFNYAAVAEFSERLLKLAPKGMDRVFLVNSGSEANDLAIRLAWAFSGGRDMISVLEAYHGWTIGADAVSTSIADNPKALESRPDWVHPVPAPNTYRGEFRGADSAPDYVRSVEHHLQKLAEQKRQLAGFICEPVYGNAGGISLPPGYLSQVYERVRAQGGVCIADEVQVGYGRMGHFFWGFEEQGVVPDIITMAKGMGNGQPLGAVITRREIAEALEAEGYFFSSAGGSPVSCQIGMAVLDVMEEEKLWENAQVVGGHFKARLEALIDKHPLVGAVHGSGFYLGLELIRNRQTLEPATAETALLCDRLRELGIFMQPTGDDLNILKIKPPMVTSRQSVDFFVDMLDRVLTEGL; encoded by the coding sequence ATGCCGCTCGCCACGTTGATTCATCGCGCCAGTTTGCCCGGTCCGCAGGTTTCAGAGGCGCAGGCGCTGCAATGGCTGGCCGAATATTACGGGCTCAGCGGCACGTTGCAGGCGCTGGGCAGCCAGCAGGATCTGAATTATCGCGTCGACAGCGTGCGTGGGCGCTTCGTGTTGAAAGTCTGTCGTGGCGATTACGCCCTTGTGGAGTTGCAAGCCCAGCACGCCGGGCTCAAATACTTGGCCGAGCATTCGGCGATCAAGGTGCCGCGCGTCATCGCAGCCAATAACGGTGCCGATCTGTTGTCGTTGCAAGCCAATGGCGAAACGGTGCATGTGCGCTTGCTGGAGTACATCGACGGCCAACCATTGACCGATTTCGATCATCTTGGCAAAGACGTGGTCGCCGGGTTTGGCCGACTCTGTGGCGAGATGGATTTGGCGCTGGCCGGCTTCGATCATCCGGGCCTTGAACGCACCTTGCAGTGGGACGCGCGTCACGCCAACGCTTTGATCAGTCATCTGTTGCCGGTGATCACCGACGCGCAGCAGGGTGCGGCGATCAGCGCTGCCGCCGAGCAGGCCGAGCGCCGTTTGCAGCCGTTGCTGGACAAACTGCCGGTGCAGGCGATTCACATGGACATCACCGATGACAACGCCGTTTGGGCGCGCGACGCCCAGCGGCATTGGCAGTTGCAGGGTGTGATCGACTTCGGTGATCTGGTGCGCACCTGGCGTATCACCGATCTGTCGGTGACCTGTGCGGCTTTGCTGCATCACGCCGATGGCGATCCGTTTGTCATCCTGCCGGCGGTCCAGGCGTATCACGCGGTCAATCCGTTGCAGTACGCTGAGCTGCAAGCGCTGTGGCCATTGATCGTGTCCCGGGCGGCGGTGCTGGTGCTCAGTGGCGAGCAACAGGTGAGCATCGACCCCACCAATACGTATAGCCGCGACAATCTCAGTCACGAGTGGGAAATTTTTCGCGTCGCGACATCGGTGCCACAGGCGCTGATGGAAGCGGCGATTCTCAGAGCCGTGGGACAGACCGTGCCAGAGGCCGAAAACACAGAATTTGCACCGTTGTTGCCAGGGCTGGTCGGGCGCGAATTCGCGCTGATCGATCTGGGCGTGTTGAGCCCGCACTTCGAGGCGGGCAATTGGGAGCAGCAGGGCATTGATCAGCGCTTGCTGACAGAGGCCGCAGCGGTGCACGGGCTGGCGGCGACGCGTTATGGCCAGTACCGCTTGTCACGTACTCGGCCAAACAGCGCGACTGAGCCGGACACGTTCCCGTTGCATGTCGAATTGCGTGTGCCGGCTGGAGCCGAAGTGCAAGCACCGTTCGCCGGCGTTCTGAAGCAAGCGGCAAACGGTGCGCTGCAACTCGATGGCCCGCAGTTCAGCGTTCGCCTGTGGGGCGTGACGCCCGTTCTTGAGCAGGGTGTGGCAGTGGATCAAGGCCAGAAGCTCGGTACGGTCACGGGCCCGCTGCTAGTGCAGATGTGCCGGGGAGCAGAACTCGACGCGCCGCTGTTCTGCACGCCGTCCCGTGCATCGGCGTGGCAGGCGTTGTGCCCGTCACCGGCGATGCTGCTCGGGCTGGCCTGCGACGCCGAGCCTGAGCTGGACGCAAAAACCCTGCTCGAACGACGCGATGCCAGTTTTGCCCGCACGCAAAAACACTATTACGTTGACCCGCCGCGCATTGAACGCGGCTGGCGCAATCACCTGATAGATATGCAGGGCCGCTCGTATCTGGACATGCTCAATAACGTCGCCGTGCTCGGCCACGGTCACCCTCGGATGGCGGCGGTCGCGGCGCGGCAGTGGTCGTTGCTCAATACCAATTCGCGTTTCAACTACGCGGCGGTCGCCGAGTTTTCCGAGCGCTTGCTGAAGCTGGCGCCGAAGGGCATGGATCGTGTATTTCTGGTCAACAGCGGCAGCGAGGCCAATGACCTGGCGATTCGCCTGGCCTGGGCCTTCAGCGGCGGGCGCGACATGATCAGCGTGCTCGAGGCGTATCACGGCTGGACGATCGGCGCCGATGCGGTATCGACATCGATTGCCGACAACCCGAAGGCCCTGGAAAGTCGCCCGGACTGGGTGCACCCAGTGCCGGCGCCGAACACGTATCGCGGCGAATTCCGTGGCGCCGATTCGGCGCCGGATTACGTGCGCAGCGTCGAGCATCATCTGCAAAAACTGGCCGAGCAGAAGCGGCAACTGGCCGGTTTCATCTGCGAGCCGGTCTACGGCAATGCCGGGGGTATTTCGTTGCCGCCGGGCTATTTGTCGCAGGTGTATGAAAGGGTCCGCGCGCAGGGCGGGGTGTGCATCGCTGACGAAGTGCAGGTCGGTTACGGGCGCATGGGCCATTTTTTCTGGGGTTTCGAAGAGCAGGGCGTGGTGCCGGACATCATCACCATGGCCAAGGGCATGGGTAACGGTCAGCCACTTGGCGCGGTGATCACTCGCCGGGAAATCGCCGAGGCGCTGGAGGCCGAAGGCTATTTCTTCTCGTCGGCGGGCGGAAGTCCGGTCAGTTGCCAGATTGGTATGGCGGTGCTCGATGTGATGGAGGAAGAAAAGCTCTGGGAAAACGCCCAGGTCGTCGGCGGCCACTTCAAGGCGCGCCTGGAAGCGTTAATCGATAAACATCCGTTGGTCGGCGCGGTGCACGGCTCCGGGTTTTATCTCGGGCTGGAGCTGATCCGCAATCGGCAGACGCTGGAACCGGCAACTGCCGAGACTGCATTGCTGTGTGATCGCCTGCGCGAGTTGGGGATTTTCATGCAGCCGACCGGCGATGACTTGAACATCCTCAAAATCAAGCCACCGATGGTGACGTCGCGCCAGAGCGTGGATTTCTTTGTCGATATGCTGGATCGGGTGCTTACCGAAGGCCTTTAA
- a CDS encoding DUF3916 domain-containing protein translates to MSHRRLALTDKKVRNIPRRLRALAAWAADFEGYFPADLTLEDKYWNWKIPIHMALVEGKQATTDLKRQSAQNLIDAAQHLRLARPEHALDCRVVAAICVPGMFSSEICIYTDLEYHRGHIPASDSEYVETGKSLAQEWGLVLPHGMGERGLRYEVEGWDGQTYEEERWYFGEVD, encoded by the coding sequence ATGTCCCATCGTCGCCTCGCCCTTACCGACAAAAAGGTTCGCAACATCCCTCGCCGCTTACGTGCATTGGCTGCTTGGGCCGCCGATTTCGAGGGATACTTTCCAGCCGACCTCACTCTCGAAGATAAATACTGGAACTGGAAAATTCCGATTCACATGGCGCTGGTCGAAGGAAAACAGGCAACTACCGATCTGAAAAGGCAATCTGCCCAGAACTTGATCGACGCGGCGCAGCATCTACGCCTGGCTCGTCCTGAGCATGCGCTTGACTGCAGGGTGGTCGCAGCCATTTGTGTTCCCGGCATGTTTTCCAGCGAAATCTGTATCTATACGGATCTGGAATACCACCGAGGTCATATCCCTGCCTCCGATAGCGAATATGTCGAAACCGGCAAAAGCCTGGCTCAAGAATGGGGGCTTGTGTTGCCACATGGCATGGGCGAACGAGGTTTGCGCTACGAGGTTGAAGGCTGGGATGGGCAGACTTATGAAGAGGAACGCTGGTATTTTGGCGAGGTCGATTGA
- the rfbC gene encoding dTDP-4-dehydrorhamnose 3,5-epimerase — MNVITTDLPGVLIIEPKVFGDERGFFYESFNAKAFQDATGLETQFVQDNHSRSQKGVLRGLHYQLQNTQGKLVRVTAGEVLDVAVDIRRSSPHFGKSVAVRLSAENHRQLWVPEGFAHGFVVLSEFAEFLYKTTNYYDPSSERSIRWDDPALGIDWQLDEAPKLSAKDQAAALLKDADVFA; from the coding sequence ATGAATGTCATCACCACCGATTTGCCCGGTGTTCTGATCATCGAACCCAAGGTGTTCGGCGACGAGCGCGGTTTTTTCTACGAGAGTTTCAATGCCAAGGCGTTTCAGGACGCTACCGGTCTGGAAACGCAGTTTGTGCAGGACAACCATTCGCGCTCGCAAAAAGGCGTGCTGCGTGGCCTGCATTATCAGTTGCAGAACACCCAGGGCAAACTGGTTCGCGTGACGGCGGGTGAAGTGCTCGATGTGGCGGTGGACATCCGTCGCAGCTCGCCGCATTTCGGCAAATCGGTGGCGGTGCGCCTGTCGGCGGAAAATCATCGTCAGCTGTGGGTTCCGGAAGGTTTCGCTCACGGCTTCGTGGTGCTGAGCGAGTTCGCCGAGTTCCTCTACAAGACCACCAACTACTACGACCCGTCTTCCGAGCGCAGCATTCGCTGGGACGACCCGGCGCTGGGCATCGACTGGCAACTGGACGAAGCGCCGAAGCTGTCGGCCAAGGACCAGGCGGCCGCGCTGCTCAAGGACGCTGACGTCTTCGCCTGA
- a CDS encoding sensor histidine kinase, with protein sequence MKPTLPRRPRWRSLALLALCLAPLLWPLEHLAERYYRSELAGQNRQTLDLYVANLLGTLHRYEVLPQILGDLPALRAVLGAPDDGVTQDNANRLLKNIAAQTGAEVMYLMDTSGQTLAASNWDKRDSFVGRNFAFRPYFSEAMAGRLGRFFGLGTTSAKRGYFFAAAVRNGEKIIGVLVIKVDLDHTESLWGKTPEQLLVTDHNGVVILTSRPEWRFRSTRALSDAERAAITAIQPYPTREPRPLNLSSDAWLTQTHDIAETGWSVSILAPRTLIDRPVRTVVAIGGATLLVVMLLVGLMMQRRRHYLERIAFEAKARRELEGRVAERTSDLEGLNRRLKQEVLEREQAQQELVRAQDDLVQAGKLSALGTMSASISHELNQPLAAIRSYAENAEVLLDHQRTEDARGNLKLISELTGRMASIIAHLRAFARRDRHAPESVALQPALDDALALLAKRRRSMEVELIRDLPAATLWVEAGETRLRQVLGNLLANALDALTEKGPPRKLWLSAEATADGVNLYIRDNGPGFCMEALGRASEPFYTTKTRTQGLGLGLAICETLMRAFGGELSFANHKQGGALITLRLRAGAPGVSLQPSEDRSA encoded by the coding sequence ATGAAACCCACTCTCCCCCGCAGACCTCGCTGGCGCAGCCTCGCGCTGTTGGCCCTGTGCCTGGCGCCGCTGCTGTGGCCGCTGGAACATCTTGCCGAACGCTATTACCGCAGCGAACTCGCCGGGCAGAATCGCCAGACTCTCGATCTCTACGTCGCCAACCTGCTCGGCACCCTGCATCGCTATGAAGTGTTGCCGCAGATTCTCGGCGATCTGCCGGCCCTGCGCGCGGTGCTCGGTGCGCCGGATGACGGCGTGACCCAAGACAACGCCAATCGCCTGCTGAAAAACATCGCCGCGCAGACCGGCGCTGAAGTCATGTACCTGATGGACACGTCCGGCCAGACGCTGGCGGCGTCGAACTGGGACAAACGCGACAGCTTCGTCGGCCGCAATTTCGCCTTCCGCCCGTATTTCAGCGAAGCCATGGCCGGGCGCCTCGGACGCTTCTTCGGCCTCGGCACCACTTCCGCCAAACGCGGCTACTTCTTCGCCGCTGCTGTGCGCAACGGCGAGAAAATCATCGGCGTGCTGGTGATCAAGGTCGACCTCGACCACACCGAAAGCCTGTGGGGCAAAACCCCGGAACAATTGCTGGTGACCGACCATAACGGCGTGGTCATCCTGACGTCGCGCCCGGAATGGCGTTTCCGCTCCACCCGTGCATTGAGCGATGCCGAGCGCGCCGCGATCACTGCGATCCAGCCCTACCCGACCCGCGAACCCCGACCGCTTAACCTCAGTTCCGACGCTTGGCTCACGCAGACCCACGACATCGCCGAAACCGGCTGGAGCGTGAGCATTCTCGCCCCGCGCACGCTGATCGATCGTCCGGTGCGCACGGTGGTCGCGATCGGCGGCGCCACGCTGTTGGTGGTGATGCTGCTGGTGGGTTTGATGATGCAACGTCGCCGGCATTATCTGGAGCGCATCGCCTTCGAGGCCAAGGCGCGCCGCGAACTGGAAGGCCGGGTGGCTGAACGTACCAGCGATCTGGAGGGCCTCAACCGGCGTTTGAAGCAGGAAGTGCTCGAGCGTGAGCAGGCGCAGCAGGAGCTGGTGCGCGCCCAGGACGATCTGGTCCAGGCGGGCAAATTGTCGGCGCTGGGGACCATGTCGGCGAGCATCAGCCACGAACTCAATCAGCCGCTGGCGGCGATTCGCAGCTATGCGGAAAACGCCGAAGTGCTGCTCGATCATCAGCGCACCGAGGACGCGCGCGGCAACCTCAAGCTGATCAGCGAACTGACCGGGCGCATGGCCTCGATCATCGCCCATTTGCGTGCCTTCGCTCGGCGCGATCGCCACGCACCGGAAAGCGTTGCCCTGCAACCAGCGCTGGACGATGCGCTGGCATTGCTGGCCAAACGTCGGCGCAGCATGGAAGTCGAACTGATCCGCGATCTGCCAGCCGCGACGCTGTGGGTCGAGGCCGGCGAAACCCGCTTGCGCCAAGTGCTGGGCAATCTGCTGGCCAATGCTCTCGATGCCCTGACCGAAAAAGGCCCGCCGCGCAAATTGTGGCTGAGTGCCGAAGCCACCGCCGACGGCGTCAATCTGTACATTCGCGACAACGGCCCCGGGTTCTGCATGGAAGCTCTTGGCCGCGCCAGCGAGCCCTTTTACACCACCAAGACCCGCACACAGGGTCTGGGTCTGGGACTGGCGATTTGTGAAACGCTGATGCGCGCCTTTGGTGGCGAGCTGTCGTTCGCCAACCACAAGCAGGGCGGCGCCCTGATCACCCTGCGCCTGCGCGCCGGCGCGCCCGGAGTCAGCCTGCAACCGTCCGAGGATCGAAGTGCATGA
- a CDS encoding sigma-54-dependent transcriptional regulator: MTIDNRIQVVLIDDDPHLRQALGQTLDLAGLKILPLSEAKGLAAQLERDWPGVVVSDIRMPGMDGLELLSELHAQDPELPVLLITGHGDVPLAVQAMRAGAYDFLEKPFASDALLDSVRRALALRRLVLDNRSPRLALSDRNELSARLVGHSTPMLRLREQIGALAATKADVLILGETGAGKEVVARALHDLSSRRNGPFVAINAGALAESVVESELFGHEPGAFTGAQKRRIGKFEFANGGTLFLDEIESMSMDVQVKLLRMLQERVVERLGGNQLIPLDIRVIAATKEDLRQAADQGRFRADLYYRLNVAPLRIPPLRERGEDALVLFQHYADEASARHGLPPHELQPAHRALLLRHTWPGNVRELQNAAERFALGLELALDNSADGSGGAPVEVVSGGLSEQVENFEKSLIAAELARSHSSVRSLAEALGIPRKTLHDKLRKHGLNFGDSSHGEDNE; this comes from the coding sequence ATGACCATCGACAATCGCATCCAGGTAGTGTTGATCGACGACGATCCGCACCTGCGCCAAGCCCTCGGCCAGACCCTGGACCTGGCCGGCCTGAAAATCCTGCCGCTGTCCGAAGCCAAGGGCCTGGCCGCGCAACTTGAGCGTGACTGGCCGGGGGTGGTGGTCAGCGACATCCGCATGCCGGGCATGGACGGCCTCGAACTGTTGAGCGAGTTGCATGCACAGGATCCGGAGTTGCCGGTGCTGCTGATCACCGGCCATGGCGACGTACCGCTGGCGGTGCAGGCGATGCGCGCCGGCGCTTACGACTTTCTGGAAAAACCCTTTGCCAGCGATGCACTGCTCGACAGCGTCCGTCGCGCCCTCGCGCTACGGCGGCTGGTGCTGGACAACCGCAGCCCGCGTCTGGCCTTGAGCGACCGCAACGAATTGAGCGCGCGACTGGTCGGCCATTCGACGCCAATGCTGCGCCTGCGTGAGCAGATCGGTGCGCTGGCAGCGACCAAGGCTGATGTGCTGATCCTCGGCGAAACCGGCGCTGGTAAAGAGGTGGTTGCCCGCGCGCTGCACGACTTGTCGAGCCGCCGCAACGGCCCGTTCGTGGCGATCAATGCCGGTGCCCTGGCGGAATCGGTGGTGGAAAGCGAGCTGTTCGGTCACGAGCCCGGCGCTTTCACCGGCGCGCAGAAACGCCGCATCGGCAAATTCGAATTCGCCAACGGCGGCACGCTGTTTCTCGACGAAATCGAAAGCATGAGCATGGACGTGCAAGTGAAGCTGCTGCGCATGCTGCAGGAGCGCGTCGTCGAACGCCTGGGCGGCAATCAGTTGATCCCGCTGGACATCCGCGTCATCGCCGCGACCAAGGAAGATCTGCGCCAGGCGGCGGATCAGGGTCGCTTCCGCGCCGACTTGTATTACCGCCTCAATGTCGCGCCGCTGCGCATCCCACCGTTGCGCGAACGCGGCGAAGACGCACTGGTGCTGTTCCAGCACTACGCCGATGAAGCCAGCGCCCGCCACGGCTTGCCGCCCCACGAGCTGCAACCGGCACACCGCGCCCTGCTGCTGCGCCACACCTGGCCGGGCAATGTACGTGAACTGCAAAATGCCGCCGAACGCTTCGCCCTCGGGCTTGAGCTGGCACTGGACAACAGCGCGGATGGCAGCGGCGGCGCGCCGGTCGAAGTGGTCAGCGGCGGCCTCAGTGAGCAAGTGGAAAACTTCGAGAAGTCGTTGATAGCCGCCGAACTGGCGCGCTCGCACAGCTCGGTGCGCAGCCTCGCCGAAGCCTTGGGTATTCCGCGCAAGACCCTGCACGACAAGCTGCGCAAACACGGTCTGAATTTCGGCGACAGCAGCCACGGGGAAGACAACGAATGA
- a CDS encoding thioesterase domain-containing protein, whose amino-acid sequence MSSASEYLQTVLHHDIPLTAEMGLKVLEWREQQLSLHLPLAPNVNHKSTMFGGSLYCGAVLAGWGWLHLRLKEEGITDGHIVIQEGQISYPLPVTGDAVAICPAPDAAVWKRFVAIYRRYGRARLTLDTRILNAGSGDEAVRFTGQYVLHR is encoded by the coding sequence ATGAGCAGCGCAAGCGAATACCTGCAAACGGTGCTGCATCACGACATTCCGCTGACCGCCGAGATGGGCCTCAAAGTGCTTGAATGGCGTGAGCAGCAATTGAGCCTGCACCTGCCGCTTGCGCCCAACGTCAATCACAAGAGCACCATGTTTGGCGGCAGCCTCTACTGCGGCGCGGTGCTGGCCGGCTGGGGCTGGTTGCATCTACGTTTGAAGGAAGAAGGGATTACCGACGGACACATCGTCATTCAGGAAGGGCAGATCAGTTATCCGCTGCCGGTGACCGGGGACGCCGTGGCGATCTGCCCGGCACCGGATGCGGCAGTCTGGAAACGGTTCGTGGCGATCTATCGGCGATATGGGCGGGCGCGGCTGACGCTGGATACGCGGATCCTGAATGCGGGAAGTGGGGACGAGGCGGTTAGATTTACCGGGCAGTACGTTTTGCACCGTTGA
- the cysQ gene encoding 3'(2'),5'-bisphosphate nucleotidase CysQ, whose protein sequence is MNFPHPLMAPVVALALQAGEAILPFWRAGVEVTAKSDDSPVTAADLAAHHLIVAGLTALDSSIPVLSEEDADIPQSVRAGWQRWWLVDPLDGTKEFISGSEEFTVNIALIENGRVVFGVVTMPTNGRFYVGGAGLGTWRGDKGATPIAIQVRDVPAPGEAFTVVASRRHSSPEQERLLAGLSASLGELQLANIGSSLKFCLLAEGAADCYPRLAPTSQWDTAAAQGVLEGAGGEVLDLNGEAFSYPPRESLLNEFFLALPAKAAWRGRLLELARG, encoded by the coding sequence ATGAATTTTCCCCATCCGCTGATGGCACCTGTGGTTGCGCTGGCTTTACAGGCTGGCGAGGCGATTCTGCCGTTCTGGCGTGCAGGCGTCGAAGTCACGGCCAAGTCCGATGATTCGCCGGTGACGGCTGCCGATCTGGCTGCGCATCACCTTATCGTTGCCGGGCTGACGGCGCTGGATTCGAGCATTCCGGTGCTCTCGGAAGAGGACGCCGACATCCCGCAAAGCGTGCGCGCCGGTTGGCAACGCTGGTGGCTGGTGGATCCGCTGGACGGTACCAAGGAGTTCATCAGCGGTAGCGAAGAATTCACCGTCAACATCGCGCTGATCGAAAATGGCCGGGTGGTGTTTGGCGTGGTGACGATGCCGACCAACGGTCGTTTTTACGTCGGTGGCGCCGGGCTCGGGACATGGCGTGGCGACAAAGGCGCAACGCCGATAGCTATTCAGGTGCGCGATGTGCCTGCGCCGGGCGAGGCGTTTACTGTGGTGGCCAGCCGTCGCCATTCCAGTCCCGAGCAAGAGCGTTTGCTGGCCGGGTTGAGCGCCAGTCTTGGTGAGCTGCAACTGGCCAATATCGGCAGCTCCTTGAAGTTCTGTCTGTTGGCCGAAGGTGCTGCCGATTGCTATCCACGTCTTGCGCCGACTTCGCAGTGGGACACGGCGGCAGCGCAGGGAGTGCTGGAAGGCGCGGGGGGTGAGGTGCTGGATTTGAATGGCGAAGCGTTCAGTTATCCGCCGCGGGAATCGCTGTTGAATGAGTTCTTTCTGGCGCTGCCGGCGAAGGCTGCGTGGCGCGGACGGTTGTTGGAGTTGGCCCGAGGCTAA
- the nudE gene encoding ADP compounds hydrolase NudE yields the protein MRQKPTVLAREIVATSRLFRVEELKLRFSNGVERTYERLVGKGAGYGAVMIVAMLDAEHAVLIEEYCGGTDEYELSLPKGLIEPGEDVLAAAERELKEEAGYGARQLEHLTELSLSPGYMSQKIQVVLATDLYEERLEGDEPEPMRVDKVNLRELSALAQNPQFSEGRALAALYLTRDLLSQRGVFSYE from the coding sequence ATGCGCCAGAAACCCACCGTACTCGCCCGCGAGATCGTCGCCACCAGTCGCCTGTTTCGCGTCGAAGAACTCAAGCTGCGATTTTCCAATGGCGTGGAGCGTACTTACGAGCGTCTGGTTGGCAAGGGCGCGGGTTATGGCGCGGTGATGATCGTCGCGATGCTTGATGCCGAACACGCAGTGTTGATCGAGGAATACTGCGGCGGCACCGACGAATACGAACTGTCTCTGCCCAAAGGCCTGATCGAGCCGGGCGAGGACGTGCTGGCGGCGGCCGAGCGGGAGCTCAAGGAAGAGGCCGGTTATGGCGCGCGTCAATTGGAACATCTGACCGAGCTGTCGCTGTCGCCCGGTTACATGAGCCAGAAAATCCAAGTGGTGCTGGCCACCGACCTGTATGAAGAGCGGCTGGAAGGTGATGAGCCGGAGCCGATGCGGGTCGACAAGGTCAACCTGCGCGAACTGTCGGCGCTGGCGCAGAATCCGCAATTTTCCGAAGGCCGCGCCTTGGCGGCGCTGTATCTGACCCGCGACCTGCTGAGCCAGCGCGGGGTGTTCAGCTATGAGTGA
- the yrfG gene encoding GMP/IMP nucleotidase, whose translation MPSLPWSDIDTVLLDMDGTLLDLHFDNHFWLEHLPQRYAELHGISRAMAELELQPLFERHAGQLQWYCLDFWSAELKLSVRELKQETAHLIALRADADTFLDAIKRAGKRVIMITNAHRDSLSLKLERIELAPYFERLISSHDYGYPKENPQFWDALQADIGFDPARSLFIDDTLPILRSARDFGVAHLLAVKEPDSRKGPKDTAEFAAVGDYRDLIAGL comes from the coding sequence ATGCCTTCTTTACCGTGGTCCGACATCGATACCGTTCTGCTCGACATGGACGGCACGCTGCTGGATCTGCACTTCGACAACCATTTCTGGCTCGAACACCTGCCCCAGCGCTACGCCGAACTGCACGGCATCAGCCGGGCCATGGCCGAGCTGGAATTGCAGCCATTGTTCGAGCGCCACGCCGGCCAGTTGCAGTGGTATTGCCTGGATTTCTGGAGCGCGGAACTGAAATTGTCGGTGCGTGAACTGAAACAGGAAACCGCCCATCTGATCGCCCTGCGCGCGGATGCCGATACCTTCCTCGACGCGATCAAACGCGCCGGCAAACGGGTGATCATGATCACCAATGCGCACCGCGATTCGCTGTCGTTGAAACTGGAACGGATCGAACTCGCACCATACTTCGAGCGGCTGATCAGCTCGCACGACTATGGTTATCCCAAGGAGAACCCGCAGTTCTGGGATGCCTTGCAGGCGGACATCGGTTTTGATCCGGCGCGCAGCCTGTTTATCGACGACACCTTGCCGATCCTGCGCAGTGCACGGGATTTTGGCGTAGCGCACTTGCTGGCGGTGAAAGAACCGGACAGCCGCAAAGGGCCGAAGGACACGGCCGAATTTGCCGCGGTCGGGGATTACCGCGATCTCATCGCCGGACTCTGA
- the lysM gene encoding peptidoglycan-binding protein LysM, with the protein MSLLSFVKEAGEKLLDLLTPGNANASEQLKEHISKVGLGNPNVQATVDGDKVTVTGEVASQEEKEKILLAVGNIAGVGSVDDQITVTGPVVVAAEFVEVKAGDTLSAISLRVYGNANQYEKIFEANKPMLKDVNKIYPGQKLRIPK; encoded by the coding sequence ATGAGCCTTTTGAGTTTTGTCAAAGAAGCCGGTGAGAAACTGCTTGATCTGTTGACTCCCGGAAACGCCAATGCCAGCGAGCAGTTGAAGGAACATATCAGCAAGGTCGGGCTGGGCAATCCCAACGTGCAGGCGACCGTGGATGGCGACAAGGTAACTGTCACCGGTGAGGTGGCGAGCCAGGAAGAGAAGGAAAAGATTCTGCTCGCGGTGGGCAACATTGCTGGCGTGGGCAGTGTGGATGATCAGATCACCGTGACCGGGCCGGTGGTGGTTGCGGCAGAGTTTGTCGAGGTCAAAGCAGGTGACACACTCAGCGCAATTTCACTGCGCGTCTATGGCAATGCCAACCAGTACGAGAAGATTTTCGAAGCCAACAAACCGATGCTCAAGGATGTGAACAAGATTTATCCGGGGCAGAAGCTGCGCATTCCAAAATAA